In Monodelphis domestica isolate mMonDom1 chromosome 3, mMonDom1.pri, whole genome shotgun sequence, the following proteins share a genomic window:
- the LOC100024102 gene encoding olfactory receptor 24-like — translation MNNKSNNRNKTNAHEFFLLGLSEKPEQQPLLFAIFLCMYLITVTGNLLIIVAIGSDSHLHTPMYFFLSNLSFVDLCLATNTVPKMLANIQSKTKSISYVCCLTQMYFFHFFGIVDSVLIAVMAYDRFVAICHPLHYTTIMSPRLCGLLVGGPWAFSSLISLAHTLLMSRLYFCASTELPHFFCDLTPLLRLSCSDTTVNKILVLIVGGMVIVTPFLCILASYARIVVAILKVPSAGGRKKAFSTCSSHLSVVALFYGTTIGVYLSPSSIHTAVKDKASAVMYTVVTPMLNPFIYSLRSRDMKGALKKLVNRKITSSS, via the coding sequence GGAATAAAACAAATGCTCATGAATTCTTCCTCCTGGGACTTTCAGAGAAGCCGGAGCAGCAGCCTCTCCTCTTTGCAATATTCCTGTGCATGTACCTCATCACTGTGACTGGGAACCTGCTGATCATCGTGGCCATTGGCTCCGATTCACACCTTCACACTCCCATGTACTTCTTCCTCTCCAACCTCTCCTTTGTCGATCTCTGTCTGGCCACTAACACTGTCCCAAAGATGTTGGCCAACATCCAGTCCAAGACTAAGTCCATCTCCTACGTTTGCTGCCTGACACAGAtgtactttttccatttttttggaattgTAGACAGTGTTTTGATCGCTGTGATGGCCTATGACCGCTTCGTGGCCATCTGTCACCCACTGCACTACACAACAATCATGAGCCCACGTCTCTGTGGGCTGCTGGTGGGTGGACCCTGGGCTTTTTCCAGCCTGATTTCTCTGGCACACACCCTCCTGATGTCCCGTTTGTACTTCTGTGCCAGCACTGAGCTCCCCCATTTCTTCTGTGACCTCACACCACTTCTCCGGTTGTCCTGCTCCGATACTACAGTAAACAAGATCTTGGTGCTCATTGTAGGTGGGATGGTGATCGTCACACCCTTTCTCTGCATCCTTGCCTCTTATGCCCGAATTGTGGTGGCTATTCTAAAGGTCCCTTCTGCAGGGGGCAGGAAGAAAGCCTTCTCCACTTGCAGCTCTCACCTCTCTGTAGTGGCACTCTTCTATGGGACCACCATTGGGGTCTACCTCAGCCCCTCCTCTATCCACACAGCTGTGAAGGATAAAGCTTCTGCTGTGATGTACACAGTGGTCACACCCATGCTGAATCCCTTCATCTATAGCCTACGTAGCCGAGATATGAAGGGGGCTCTGAAAAAACTTGTCAATAGGAAAATTACCTCATCTTCGTGA